One genomic segment of Hymenobacter psoromatis includes these proteins:
- the hpf gene encoding ribosome hibernation-promoting factor, HPF/YfiA family encodes MKVQMQSVHFDADQTLLDFIQQRLNKLEHFYDRVTDGEVILRLNNKDGVANKTVEIKLMVPGSTLFSQEDATSFEAATDAAVEALKRQITRYKDKQMAQH; translated from the coding sequence ATGAAAGTGCAGATGCAATCGGTGCATTTCGATGCCGACCAAACCCTCCTCGATTTTATTCAGCAGCGCCTCAACAAGCTGGAACACTTTTACGACCGCGTAACTGATGGCGAAGTCATTCTGCGGCTCAATAACAAGGACGGGGTAGCCAACAAAACCGTCGAAATTAAGCTCATGGTGCCCGGCAGTACCCTCTTTAGTCAGGAAGATGCCACCTCCTTCGAAGCCGCCACCGATGCCGCGGTAGAGGCTCTGAAGCGGCAAATAACTCGCTACAAGGATAAGCAGATGGCTCAGCATTAA
- the metK gene encoding methionine adenosyltransferase, whose translation MPYLFTSESVSEGHPDKVADQISDAILDDFLRQDPAAKVACETLVTTGLVVIAGEVKSSAYVDVQSVARDVIRRIGYTKAEYKFEAESCGILSALHEQSPDINQGVVRQAPEEQGAGDQGMMFGYATNETANFMPLALDLSHSLLQELAAIRKEGREMTYLRPDAKSQVTIRYSDDHRPEAIDTIVISTQHDDFDPSEETMLARIKQDIIDILIPRVKASLSPDMQVLFTADVKHHINPTGKFVIGGPHGDSGLTGRKIIVDTYGGKGAHGGGAFSGKDSSKVDRSAAYATRHIAKNLVAAGVADQALVQVAYAIGVAKPVGLYVTTYGTTKAKNAAGQPLTDGEIADKVNELFDLRPYAIVERLGLRNPIFSPTAAYGHMGRQPGTVTVKMKDDEAKTFETFTWEKLDYVDKIKAAFGL comes from the coding sequence ATGCCCTATCTGTTCACTTCCGAATCGGTTTCGGAAGGCCATCCCGATAAAGTTGCCGACCAGATTTCCGATGCCATTCTCGACGACTTTCTGCGTCAGGACCCGGCCGCCAAAGTAGCCTGCGAAACGTTGGTTACCACGGGCTTAGTCGTTATTGCGGGCGAGGTAAAATCCTCCGCCTACGTCGATGTGCAAAGCGTGGCCCGCGACGTTATCCGGCGCATCGGTTACACCAAAGCCGAGTATAAGTTTGAAGCCGAGAGCTGCGGTATTCTGTCGGCCCTGCACGAGCAGTCACCCGATATCAACCAGGGGGTAGTGCGCCAGGCTCCGGAGGAGCAGGGTGCCGGTGACCAGGGCATGATGTTCGGCTACGCCACCAATGAGACGGCCAACTTCATGCCACTGGCTTTGGACTTGTCGCACAGCCTGTTGCAGGAGCTAGCCGCCATCCGCAAGGAGGGTAGGGAGATGACTTATCTGCGGCCCGATGCCAAAAGTCAGGTCACCATCCGCTATTCCGACGACCACCGGCCCGAAGCCATCGATACTATTGTTATCAGCACCCAGCACGACGACTTCGACCCGTCGGAGGAAACTATGCTGGCCCGCATCAAGCAGGATATCATCGACATCCTCATTCCGCGGGTGAAAGCCAGCCTTAGCCCCGATATGCAGGTGCTCTTTACGGCCGATGTCAAGCACCACATCAACCCGACGGGCAAGTTCGTCATCGGCGGCCCGCACGGCGACTCCGGCCTGACCGGTCGCAAAATTATCGTGGATACCTACGGCGGCAAGGGCGCGCACGGCGGCGGCGCATTCTCGGGCAAGGATTCGAGCAAAGTTGACCGCTCGGCGGCCTACGCCACCCGCCACATTGCCAAGAACTTGGTGGCTGCCGGCGTAGCAGACCAGGCGCTGGTACAGGTGGCCTACGCCATCGGCGTGGCCAAGCCTGTGGGACTTTACGTGACCACCTACGGCACCACCAAGGCGAAAAATGCTGCTGGCCAGCCTCTGACCGATGGCGAAATCGCCGATAAGGTAAATGAGCTGTTTGACCTGCGGCCCTACGCCATCGTAGAGCGCCTAGGGCTGCGCAACCCGATTTTCAGCCCTACCGCCGCCTACGGTCACATGGGCCGCCAACCCGGCACCGTGACGGTAAAAATGAAGGATGACGAAGCAAAAACTTTTGAAACTTTCACCTGGGAGAAACTAGACTACGTGGATAAAATAAAGGCTGCTTTCGGCTTGTAA
- a CDS encoding class I SAM-dependent methyltransferase: protein MEFPLPEAARRYVAAHLHDDPAHLALQARRHPHLPVPDLVRQIQARQKARGKLPTWADNQELIFPPALSVEQASSERTATYKAALVAGAARLADLTGGFGADAAHFAAVIDQVDYVERDAHLAEVVKYNFNQLEISNIEVHTADAASFLKRSAEAYDWLYLDPARRDQRGGKIFRLADCEPDVPRLLPLLLRHTPRILLKTSPMLDIELAIQELRHVRRIWVVAVENEVKEVLYELGEEPAVDPERLAVNLRRDGSQQEFRLNRAREARAVPRYAEAQQYLYEPNAAILKAGAFKSIGSAFELIKLHQHSHLYTSNELRADFPGRTFRILASEKADGPTLRAYLGPEGRAHVTTRNFPESVADFRRRTGIREGGDLYLFATTDLRNRPVVLVCEKL, encoded by the coding sequence ATGGAGTTTCCCTTACCCGAGGCGGCACGGCGCTACGTGGCTGCCCACCTACACGACGACCCGGCGCATCTGGCTCTGCAAGCCCGCCGGCACCCGCACTTACCCGTCCCCGATTTGGTGCGCCAGATTCAGGCCCGCCAAAAAGCCCGCGGCAAGCTGCCCACCTGGGCCGACAACCAGGAGTTGATTTTTCCGCCCGCGCTGTCCGTCGAGCAAGCTTCTTCTGAGCGCACGGCCACCTATAAGGCCGCCCTGGTGGCCGGCGCAGCGCGCCTGGCCGACCTGACCGGCGGCTTCGGAGCCGACGCAGCGCACTTCGCCGCCGTGATAGACCAGGTAGATTATGTGGAGCGCGATGCGCACTTGGCCGAGGTAGTAAAGTATAATTTTAATCAGCTAGAAATAAGTAATATCGAGGTGCACACTGCCGACGCGGCCAGCTTTTTGAAGCGGAGTGCGGAAGCTTACGACTGGCTGTACCTGGACCCCGCCCGGCGTGACCAGCGGGGCGGCAAGATTTTCCGGCTGGCCGACTGCGAGCCCGACGTGCCGCGCTTGCTACCCCTGTTGCTGCGCCACACCCCGCGCATTTTGCTCAAAACCTCGCCTATGCTCGATATTGAGCTGGCTATTCAGGAATTGCGACACGTGCGGCGCATCTGGGTAGTGGCGGTGGAAAATGAGGTAAAGGAAGTGCTCTACGAGTTGGGCGAGGAGCCCGCCGTGGACCCTGAGCGCCTAGCCGTGAACCTGCGCCGCGATGGCAGCCAGCAGGAATTTCGCCTTAACCGTGCCCGCGAGGCGCGCGCCGTACCGCGCTACGCCGAGGCGCAACAGTATCTCTACGAGCCTAATGCCGCCATTCTGAAGGCAGGTGCGTTCAAAAGCATCGGCTCGGCTTTTGAGTTGATTAAGTTGCATCAACACAGTCATTTATATACCAGCAATGAGTTGCGGGCCGACTTTCCCGGCCGCACGTTTCGTATTCTGGCCAGCGAAAAGGCCGACGGCCCTACCCTCCGCGCCTACCTCGGACCGGAGGGCAGGGCGCACGTCACGACCCGTAATTTTCCCGAGTCGGTGGCCGATTTTCGGCGACGCACAGGAATTCGGGAAGGTGGCGATTTGTACCTGTTTGCTACTACCGACCTACGCAACCGGCCCGTAGTATTGGTGTGCGAGAAGCTATAA